A single Entelurus aequoreus isolate RoL-2023_Sb linkage group LG11, RoL_Eaeq_v1.1, whole genome shotgun sequence DNA region contains:
- the slc25a40 gene encoding probable mitochondrial glutathione transporter SLC25A40, with amino-acid sequence MGGHSSQSIEHGITPIQQMAASCSGALLTSLLVTPLDVVKIRLQAQKTPFPKGKCFVYCNGLMDHLCVCENGNNKAWYKTSGHFNGTADAFVRIVRNEGIRSLWSGLPPTLVMAVPATVIYFTSYDQLCMKLKVKMGDHAQFAPMVSGAVARVGAVSVISPLELMRTKLQSQKQSYRQLATCVRTAVEADGWLSLWRGLGPTLLRDVPFSAMYWYNYERSKKWLCERYDAVEPTFTMTFVSGAVSGLFSSVVTLPFDVVKTRRQVELGELQAMNLSHKASSTLSVMKRIVAQHGVLGLFAGFLPRIIKVVPACAIMISSYEFGKALFRKHNQEQTLKPPQTSKT; translated from the exons ATGGGCGGTCATTCTTCGCAATCCATAGAACATGGCATTACTCCCATCCAACAGATGGCGGCGTCGTGCTCCGGAGCCTTGCTTACTTCTCTATTGG TCACACCTTTGGATGTTGTAAAAATCAGACTTCAAGCACAGAAAACTCCCTTCCCCAAAG GCAAATGCTTTGTCTACTGCAATGGACTTATGGaccacttatgtgtgtgtgagaatggaAACAATAAGGCCTGGTACAAAACGTCAGGCCACTTTAATGGCACAGCG GACGCCTTTGTCAGAATAGTACGCAATGAAGGAATCAGGTCATTGTGGAGTGGTCTACCTCCAACGCT TGTGATGGCAGTGCCAGCGACTGTCATCTACTTCACCAGCTATGACCAGCTGTGTATGAAGCTCAAGGTCAAGATGGGTGACCACGCACAGTTCGCCCCTATGGTCTCTGGAGCTGTTGCGAGAG TGGGTGCGGTCTCGGTGATCAGCCCCCTCGAGCTGATGCGCACCAAGCTCCAGTCCCAGAAACAGTCGTACCGTCAGCTGGCCACCTGCGTTCGCACAGCGGTGGAGGCGGACGGTTGGCTGTCACTGTGGCGAGGTCTAGGGCCCACGCTGCTCAGAGACGTGCCCTTCTCCGCCATGTACTGGTACAACTACGAGAGGAGCAAGAAGTGGCTGTGTGAGCGCTATGACGCCGTAGAGCCAACGTTCACCATGACCTTCGTATCGGGCGCTGTGTCCGGCTTA TTTTCTTCAGTAGTGACGTTACCGTTTGACGTGGTCAAAACACGACGGCAGGTGGAACTCGGGGAGCTGCAGGCGATGAATT TGTCACACAAGGCCTCCTCCACTTTGAGCGTGATGAAGAGGATTGTGGCACAGCACGGCGTCCTGGGGTTGTTTGCGG GTTTCCTCCCCCGCATCATCAAAGTGGTGCCAGCCTGCGCCATCATGATCAGCAGCTACGAGTTTGGGAAGGCTTTGTTCCGCAAACACAACCAGGAACAGACACTAAAACCTCCGCAAACCAGCAAGACCTGA